From the Rhizomicrobium palustre genome, the window TCATATCAACACCGTGCTCGTCACCATGCTCTTGCCCGCTGCAGTGATCCTGGTGCAGCCGCTCTTCATCACCGCGCCGGCTTGGGCGCTGTTTCGCGCACTCTCCGGCTTTGCCCTCGCCATTTCCTATGTTGCGGTGGAAAGCTGGATTCATGAATCCGTCGGCAATGGCCTGCGCGGACGCGTCTTCAGCCTCTATATGTTTTCCCAGCTCGTCGGCATGACCTTGGCACAAGGCCTTTTGACCTTTGGCACCGCCGACACCTATTACATGTTCGTGTTGGCGGCGGCGCTGTTCCTCATGGCGGCGATCCCGATCCTTACGGCACGCCACACGGCCCCATCGGGTGCGCCGCCTAAGCCACTGCCTTTGCCGACGCTCTTCCGTCTGGCTCCGCGCGGTGCGCTGGTCACGCTGCTCGCTGGGCTTTCCTGGTCCATCTTCTTCACCTTTGGCCCGGTCTATGCCAAGCGCGTCGGCTTCGACATGGCGGGCATCGGCTTCCTGATGGCGATCTCGGTAGCGGCGGGCGGTGTGATGCAAATGCCTGCGGGCTGGATGTCGGACCGCTGGGGCCGCAAGCCGGTGCTGCTCATCCTCTTTGGCGGCGGTGTACTTGCAAGCCTCATCGGTATCGCCTTCGATGGCGCTTCCGCGCATCTTATCGCAGCGGCCTTGTCGGGCGGCTTTATCTTCCCCATCTATGCAGTAGCGGCCGCGCTGGTGAATGATGGCGTGAAGCAGGAGGCCCGGGTGGCGGCAGCTTCTGGGCTGGTGCTGCTGTTCGGGTTCGGCTCTATCTTCGGCCCGTTACTTTGCGGCTTGGCGATGGGTGCAATGGGGCCGTCCGGCTTCTTCGCCGTTGTGGCGGCCACGATGATATGCGGCCTCGCCGTACTGCTGGCGGCGGCGCCTCAGGGGCGCGCGCGTTCCAGTGTCTTCAAGACACGCCGCTCCAACTCCTCAGTCAAGGCGAGGGCGACGTAGTTCGAGATATCCTTCACCTTGTCGCGGTAAATGACCTGGATCGCGT encodes:
- a CDS encoding MFS transporter, producing the protein MRTALAAVWATILCAFFVQTANALQTDLISLKADSVFASGVIGLMMATYYLGYVMGPLIGRVVIGRIGHINTVLVTMLLPAAVILVQPLFITAPAWALFRALSGFALAISYVAVESWIHESVGNGLRGRVFSLYMFSQLVGMTLAQGLLTFGTADTYYMFVLAAALFLMAAIPILTARHTAPSGAPPKPLPLPTLFRLAPRGALVTLLAGLSWSIFFTFGPVYAKRVGFDMAGIGFLMAISVAAGGVMQMPAGWMSDRWGRKPVLLILFGGGVLASLIGIAFDGASAHLIAAALSGGFIFPIYAVAAALVNDGVKQEARVAAASGLVLLFGFGSIFGPLLCGLAMGAMGPSGFFAVVAATMICGLAVLLAAAPQGRARSSVFKTRRSNSSVKARAT